Proteins from one Osmerus mordax isolate fOsmMor3 chromosome 21, fOsmMor3.pri, whole genome shotgun sequence genomic window:
- the LOC136964975 gene encoding complement C3-like → MRVELVCVALATLAVSFPSPSDGEPLQVLSAPNVLRVGSKENVFVEIQDHSGGPFMVKVMIKNHPTKKKKLFEKDVQLNSNNQFQSLVEVFIPEQDYINMDDRQKQYVYLEARFPTGTLEKVVLVSFQAGYIFIQTDKPIYNPGTTAFQSGYIFIQTDKPIYNPGTTVLYRALAVTPRMEPLTKDQFEEDKDISVDIDVVTPENVTILRDTVTPDKGMKSGDFKLPDIVSPGVWQLVSRFQATPQRIFTTEFEVKEYVLPSFEVKVEPRKTFFYVDDDILHVDLRAR, encoded by the exons ATGCGGGTGgaactggtgtgtgtggctctggccACCCTGGCTGTCTCCTTCCCCTCACCGTCTGACGGAGAGCCACT ACAGGTGTTGTCTGCTCCTAACGTGCTGCGTGTGGGCAGCAAGGAGAACGTGTTTGTGGAGATCCAGGACCACTCAGGGGGTCCGTTCATGGTCAAGGTCATGATCAAGAACCATCCcaccaagaaaaaaaaactgtttgaaAAAGATGTGCAACTAAACTCAAACAACCAATTCCAGAGCTTAGTCGAAGTCTTT aTCCCCGAGCAGGACTACATCAATATGGACGACAGACAGAAGCAGTACGTCTATCTGGAGGCGCGTTTCCCCACGGGAACGCTGGAGAAGGTGGTGCTGGTCTCCTTCCAGGCAGGGTACATCTTCATCCAGACAGACAAACCCATCTACAACCCCGGCACCACAG ccttccagtCAGGGTACATCTTCATCCAGACAGACAAACCCATCTACAACCCCGGCACCACAG TCTTATACAGGGCGCTTGCTGTGACCCCTAGAATGGAGCCTTTGACCAAAGATCAGTTTGAAGAGGATAAAGACATCTCTGTCGACATTGATGTTGTG ACTCCAGAGAACGTCACCATCCTCAGGGACACAGTAACTCCAGACAAGGGGATGAAATCTGGGGACTTCAAGCTTCCAGATATTGTCAG tcccgGTGTGTGGCAGTTGGTGAGCAGGTTCCAGGCCACCCCACAGAGGATCTTCACCACAGAGTTTGAGGTCAAAGAATACG ttCTGCCCAGTTTCGAGGTGAAGGTGGAGCCTAGGAAGACCTTCTTCTACGTCGATGATGACATTTTGCATGTTGACCTCAGAGCGAGGTGA
- the LOC136964850 gene encoding LOW QUALITY PROTEIN: complement C3-like (The sequence of the model RefSeq protein was modified relative to this genomic sequence to represent the inferred CDS: inserted 1 base in 1 codon) has translation MFGVVKGGNKHSFPSSLQRVEIQNSKGEAVLNRDDITRTFKEIKDLVSQSIYISVKVLTESGGEMVEAEKGGIQIVESPYTIHFKHTPKFFKPGMPFYVKVYVTNPDQTPAKKVKLEILPKKDSTFTNEQGIAVATVNTDFSKSIKIIVKTNDPDIKSDRQATATLDISPYKSNTNNLLHLSVSTKDENMQVEMAFGAGPSAMDITILILSRGQLVESIRKQRKDKQTILSFTIEITKYMKPSFRIVAYYHVGTNEVVSDSVWVEVQTSCMGTLKVEATRPTSSYLPRDNFQLKITGDPGAKVGLVAVDKGVTVLNKKHRLTQKKIWDVVEKYDTGCTAGSGQNSMGVFYDAGLMFETNTASGTNIRTEPNCPVRTRRRRAVTEFQVRINLEAKYESLERECCVSGMKQNALEYSCSRRAKFVTEGVACENAFKYCCEQMEAERKKHVDDELYLARSDEDDASYLSPDEITSRTNFPESWLWTEYTLPSCPSGKKCETTSANQVTAMPDSITTWQITAISLSKENAICVTEPFELXVLKDFFIDLRLPYSAVYNEQLEVKAVLHNYKLNQIKVRIYLIENENICSSANKRKKHVQDVTVEAESTLVVPYVMIPMKLGEQNIEVKASVFESGLQDGVVKILRVVPPGELITKLVSVEMDPSKSGGVQKKELKSAVPQNQVPNTPASTEINVIGGDQTSVLVERVMSGSTMGSLIQEPTGCGEQIMTTMTLPVITTRYLDTTRQWESIGLEKRATAINYIRLGYQREATYYKPDGSYAIWKDSPSSTWLTAYVAKVFAMSSSLIAVESKVVCKAVEWLILKSQQPDGRFQESNPVSTYGMMGGVKRLDPDASMTAFVLIALQEARPLCERTIISMKSNMNKAVAYLQKRLPDIKNPYSVAIVSYAMANHGALDKGLLLKFSTGLDHWQVPEGSETFTLEATAYALLALLKADALQEAGPIVKWLSLQGRSGGGYGSTQATIMVYQAVAEYWSKTQSVKEFNLEVDIHVDGRAKPDKWNINRRNQFVTRTTKVPDVNQNLTVEARGVGTATISVLTLYYAVLDKKNPGCNDFDLEVEMVKQRKASYPGAEATYLLKIKTRYKSQERDATMSVLDIGLLTGFIVDIGDLTKLMEEKDRYIEKFEMDKALSERGSLIIYLNQVSHTEWDHVNFKIHSVDKVGVLQPAAVSVYEYYQKSRCRVFYHPQRSDGGLLRLCSGEDQSICKCAEENCSMQKKLGLEDSERSEKACEVTKDRSVDYVFKVQMEKMVPDATTDMYTMRIVDVLKEGIDKGAMGNLREFVAFALCRESLGLQEGKTYLLMGVSKDVYKPREGANVEYQYVLGEQTWVEYWPTPAECPKQPYRKTCRGLDKLETELKIEGCPQK, from the exons ATGTTTGGGGTGGTGAAAGGAGGGAATAAACACAgtttcccttcttcccttcagAGAGTAGAG aTCCAGAATAGCAAAGGAGAGGCAGTGTTGAACAGAGATGACATCACACGCACCTTCAAAGAGATAAAAGATTTGGTCTCCCAATCAATATACATATCAGTCAAGGTGTTGACTGAGAGCg gtggagagatggtggaggcagagaaaggTGGCATCCAGATTGTTGAGTCCCCCTATACCATCCACTTCAAACACACCCCCAAGTTCTTCAAACCAGGGATGCCTTTCTATGTGAAG GTTTACGTCACAAACCCTGATCAGACACCGGCTAAGAAAGTCAAACTGGAGATTTTACCGAAGAAAGATTCTACCTTTACGAACGAGCAAGgcatcgccgtggcaacagtCAACACCGACTTCAGCAAATCAATAAAGATCATT GTCAAGACCAACGATCCAGACATtaaatcagacagacaggctactGCCACACTTGACATCAGTCCCTACAAGTCCAACACCAATAACCTGCTGCATCTATCAGTCAGCACTAAGG ATGAAAACATGCAGGTGGAAATGGCTTTTGGAGCAGGACCATCTGCCATGGATATCACCAtattg ATCTTGAGCCGGGGTCAGCTGGTGGAATCAATCAGGAAGCAAcggaaagacaaacagacaatCCTGTCGTTCACAATAGAGATTACCAAGTACATGAAGCCCTCATTCCGTATAGTGGCGTACTACCACGTGGGCACTAACGAGGTGGTGTCCGACTCTGTCTGGGTGGAAGTCCAGACCTCTTGTATGGGCACG TTGAAAGTCGAGGCAACCAGACCAACATCATCATACCTGCCCCGTGACAACTTTCAACTGAAGATCACTGGAGACCCTGGGGCCAAAGTGGGACTGGTGGCTGTGGATAAGGGTGTCACTGTCCTCAACAAGAAACACAGACTCACTCAGAAAAAG ATATGGGATGTGGTGGAGAAGTATGACACAGGCTGTACAGCAGGAAGTGGACAGAACAGTATGGGAGTCTTCTACGATGCTGGCCTGATGTTTGAGACCAACACCGCCTCAGGAACAAACATCAGAACCG AGCCAAACTGTCCAGTCAGGACCAGGAGGAGGCGGGCTGTCACAGAATTTCAAGTCAGAATTAATCTGG AGGCCAAGTATGAGTCGCTGGAGAGGGAGTGTTGTGTCAGCGGTATGAAGCAGAACGCTCTGGAGTACTCGTGTTCGCGGCGTGCCAAGTTTGTCACCGAAGGGGTTGCCTGCGAAAATGCCTTCAAATACTGCTGTGAACAGATGGAGGCTGAGAGGAAGAAACACGTTGACGATGAGCTTTACCTGGCACgca GTGATGAAGATGACGCCTCTTACCTCAGTCCAGATGAGATCACGTCTCGTACTAATTTCCCTGAGAGCTGGCTGTGGACTGAATACACCCTGCCCTCCTGTCCTTCAGGCAAAAAATG TGAAACTACATCAGCCAATCAGGTCACTGCCATGCCGGACTCCATCACTACCTGGCAGATTACCGCCATCAGCCTGTCTAAAGAGAACG CTATCTGTGTGACTGAGCCCTTTGAGT GTGTTCTGAAGGACTTCTTCATTGACCTGAGGCTGCCCTACTCTGCCGTGTACAACGAACAGCTGGAGGTCAAAGCCGTCCTTCACAACTACaaattaaatcaaatcaaa GTGCGTATTTATCTCATAGAGAACGAGAACATCTGCAGCTCGGCCAACAAACGGAAAAAACATGTCCAAGATGTGACTGTAGAGGCGGAGTCTACGCTGGTGGTGCCCTACGTCATGATTCCCATGAAGCTGGGCGAGCAGAACATCGAGGTCAAGGCCTCCGTCTTTGAGTCAGGCTTACAGGACGGCGTAGTGAAGATCCTGCGTGTGGTG ccCCCAGGGGAGTTGATCACTAAACTGGTTTCAGTCGAAATGGACCCCTCCAAGTCAGGAGGTGTGCAGAAGAAAGAGCTCAAGAGTGCCGTGCCCCAGAACCAGGTTCCAAACACACCTGCCAGCACAGAAATCAATGTTATAG gaggGGATCAGACTAGCGTGCTGGTGGAGAGAGTTATGAGTGGCAGCACCATGGGCAGCCTGATCCAAGAGCCAACAGGATGTGGAGAACAGATTATGACTACAATGACGCTGCCCGTCATCACCACCCGCTACCTGGACACCACCAGACAGTGGGAATCTATCGGCCTGGAGAAGCGAGCTACCGCTATCAATTACATTCGACTTG ggTACCAGAGGGAGGCAACTTATTATAAACCTGATGGCTCCTATGCGATCTGGAAAGATTCACCCAGCAGCACCTG GTTGACAGCGTATGTAGCCAAGGTGTTTGCCATGTCGAGCTCGCTGATCGCTGTAGAGTCCAAAGTGGTGTGTAAGGCCGTGGAGTGGCTGATCCTGAAATCCCAGCAGCCTGACGGCAGGTTCCAGGAAAGCAATCCTGTCTCCACATATGGGATGATG GGAGGAGTAAAACGCTTGGATCCAGATGCCTCTATGACTGCCTTCGTACTCATTGCGTTGCAGGAGGCACGCCCTTTGTGTGAGCGGACCATCATA AGTATGAAAAGTAATATGAACAAGGCAGTGGCTTACCTACAGAAACGTCTGCCCGATATCAAAAATCCCTATTCTGTTGCCATTGTATCCTACGCCATGGCCAACCATGGCGCACTTGACAAGGGACTGCTTCTTAAGTTCTCTACAg gtCTAGACCACTGGCAGGTCCCCGAGGGATCTGAAACGTTCACCCTGGAGGCCACTGCCTACGCTCTGCTGGCCCTGCTGAAGGCTGATGCTCTGCAGGAGGCAGGGCCCATCGTCAAGTGGCTTAGTCTGCAGGGTAGGAGTGGTGGTGGCTACGGATCCACCCag GCAACTATCATGGTGTACCAGGCAGTGGCTGAGTATTGGTCCAAAACCCAAAGCGTGAAGGAGTTTAACCTGGAAGTAGATATCCATGTAGatggcagggcgaagccagacaAGTGGAATATTAACAGGAGAAACCAATTTGTCACCAGAACCACAAAG GTCCCGGATGTCAATCAGAACCTGACAGTGGAAGCCAGAGGAGTTGGCACCGCCACCATATCT gTGCTGACTCTGTACTATGCCGTCTTGGACAAAAAGAATCCTGGCTGTAATGACTTTGACCTGGAAGTGGAAATGGTAAAACAAAGAAAAG CATCTTACCCTGGTGCTGAAGCAACCTACTTGCTGAAAATAAAGACAAG ATATAAGAGCCAGGAAAGAGATGCCACCATGTCGGTTCTGGACATTGGCCTGCTAACTGGCTTCATAGTGGACATTGGGGATCTGACAAAG ttgaTGGAAGAGAAAGATCGCTACATTGAGAAATTTGAGATGGACAAGGCTCTGTCTGAAAGAGGCTCCCTCATTATCTATCTGAATCAG gtgtctcACACAGAGTGGGACCATGTGAACTTCAAGATCCACAGTGTTGATAAAGTTGGGGTCCTACAACCTGCAGCAGTGTCTGTGTATGAGTATTATCAGA AATCCCGTTGTAGGGTGTTTTACCATCCACAGCGATCGGATGGAGGCCTTCTGAGACTGTGTTCCGGGGAGGACCAAAGCATCTGTAAATGTGCTGAAG AGAACTGCAGTATGCAGAAGAAGCTGGGCTTAGAAGATAGCGAGCGTTCTGAAAAGGCCTGTGAGGTCACAAAAGACCGGTCAGTGGATTAcg TCTTCAAAGTCCAGATGGAGAAGATGGTCCCAGATGCCACTACAGACATGTACACCATGAGGATAGTGGACGTCCTCAAAGAAG GCATTGATAAGGGTGCGATGGGAAATCTACGTGAGTTTGTGGCCTTTGCCCTCTGCAGAGAAAGTCTGGGCCTTCAGGAGGGGAAAACATACCTCCTCATGGGTGTCTCCAAGGACGTCTATAAACCCAGAGAGGGAgccaa tgttgAGTACCAGTATGTCCTGGGTGAGCAGACCTGGGTAGAGTACTGGCCCACACCAGCAGAGTGCCCGAAACAGCCCTACCGGAAGACCTGTAGGGGGCTGGACAAGCTGGAGACTGAGCTGAAGATTGAAGGCTGCCCACAAAAATAA